The Coffea arabica cultivar ET-39 chromosome 8e, Coffea Arabica ET-39 HiFi, whole genome shotgun sequence genome window below encodes:
- the LOC113704680 gene encoding protein ENHANCED DISEASE RESISTANCE 2-like, translated as MFLISCSRKLPTHRSSTTVAATQEAINRGSLKHVDLHTGSNGWASPPGDLFSLRGPNYVTKRTKFPSRPWLLQPASVDWLRSNAKLDHVLARQDNRVMNLLKSSNLQGKSLKTFLVAVNLQVPGRDHHSAIFYFATKEDEGLQPGSLLYGFVHGDDYFRNSRFKIVNRMVKGPWIVKATVGNYATCLLGKALKCNYFVGNNYLQIDVDTGSSAIASTILHLALGYVTAVTIDMGFLVEAQSEDELPEKLFGAVRICQMEMSSATHVENSSSAVSFKRGNHSGHPNGSSCNSNCSKVKSRLKNAAIMEICAAYAVWAANTSQDRREFIL; from the exons ATGTTTctcatttcttgctcaagaaaactTCCCAC CCACCGGAGCTCCACCACCGTTGCCGCCACACAAGAAGCCATCAACCGCGGATCCTTAAAGCACGTAGATCTCCACACTGGATCCAACGGCTGGGCTTCACCTCCAGGTGATTTATTCTCTCTCCGTGGACCCAACTACGTGactaaaaggacaaaatttCCCTCCAGACCGTGGCTTCTCCAACCTGCCAGCGTCGATTGGCTCCGATCCAACGCCAAGCTGGACCATGTCCTCGCACGACAGGATAACCGAGTCATGAACTTACTCAAATCCTCCAATCTTCAAGGAAAGAGTCTGAAAACTTTCCTCGTAGCTGTCAATCTCCAAGTCCCCGGCCGGGACCACCACAGCGCAAT attctACTTCGCCACTAAGGAAGACGAAGGCCTCCAACCGGGCTCTCTCCTCTACGGGTTCGTCCACGGTGACGATTATTTCCGGAACAGCCGGTTCAAGATCGTGAATCGGATGGTCAAGGGCCCATGGATTGTGAAAGCCACCGTCGGGAATTATGCCACCTGTTTACTGGGAAAAGCGCTCAAGTGCAATTATTTTGTGGGCAATAATTACCTCCAAATCGACGTGGATACCGGAAGCTCGGCAATCGCAAGCACGATTTTGCACTTGGCATTGGGGTACGTCACGGCGGTCACGATTGACATGGGGTTTTTGGTGGAGGCACAGTCGGAAGATGAGCTGCCGGAAAAGCTGTTCGGGGCGGTGAGGATTTGTCAAATGGAGATGTCGTCAGCTACTCACGTGGAGAATAGTAGCAGTGCGGTGTCGTTTAAGAGGGGGAATCATAGTGGGCACCCGAATGGTAGTAGCTGTAATAGTAACTGTAGTAAAGTAAAGTCCAGGCTGAAGAACGCAGCAATAATGGAAATTTGTGCTGCGTACGCTGTTTGGGCTGCGAACACTTCCCAAGATAGAAGAGAGTTTATTTTATAA